One region of Sphingomonas abietis genomic DNA includes:
- a CDS encoding DMT family transporter, with product MTAAQGSSPWRDAASPRRDRLSLWNSPYLLLTLAASLWASNFVLGRALPHDLPPVSLSFWRWTFAIPLALPFALPHLRRDWPEIRRGWPMLLALAALGLAGSNTLAYLALRQTSATSALLVQSAIPVTIVASGFLLFGDRVSGRQLMAIGFALSGVLAVILGRPGAAGSFDQGTLLAGAAMLSQSLYATLLRRRPRLHPASFLLLTFAGAAALMLPFQLLAGAPLPLHDRSGMAALAYLAIGPSVLAFFLFNRGVALIGSGRAGLFFYLMPVFGTIFATFALHEAIGPFELGGFALVGIGFLLSGRRQR from the coding sequence ATGACCGCTGCGCAAGGCTCGAGCCCATGGCGCGACGCGGCATCGCCACGCCGCGACCGGCTGTCCTTGTGGAACAGCCCTTATCTGCTGCTCACGCTGGCCGCCTCGCTATGGGCAAGCAACTTCGTGCTCGGCCGCGCGCTGCCGCACGATCTGCCGCCGGTGAGCCTGTCCTTCTGGCGCTGGACGTTTGCCATCCCGCTCGCCCTGCCCTTCGCGCTGCCGCACCTGCGTCGCGACTGGCCCGAGATCCGCCGCGGCTGGCCGATGCTGCTGGCGCTTGCCGCACTCGGCCTCGCCGGCAGCAACACGCTGGCCTATCTCGCATTGCGGCAGACGAGTGCGACCTCGGCGCTGCTGGTGCAGTCCGCCATCCCGGTCACGATCGTCGCCAGCGGCTTCCTGTTGTTCGGGGACCGGGTGAGCGGCCGCCAATTGATGGCGATCGGCTTTGCCTTGTCCGGCGTGCTCGCCGTGATCCTGGGCCGGCCCGGTGCCGCCGGCTCGTTCGATCAGGGCACGCTGCTGGCGGGTGCCGCGATGCTGTCGCAATCGCTCTACGCAACCCTGCTTCGGCGGCGTCCGCGGCTGCACCCGGCAAGCTTCCTGCTGCTGACCTTCGCCGGCGCGGCCGCGCTGATGCTGCCCTTCCAGTTGCTCGCAGGGGCGCCGCTGCCACTGCACGACCGTAGCGGCATGGCCGCGCTCGCCTATCTGGCGATCGGCCCCTCGGTCCTCGCCTTCTTCCTGTTCAATCGCGGCGTCGCGCTGATCGGATCCGGCCGGGCCGGGCTGTTCTTCTACCTGATGCCGGTATTCGGCACGATCTTCGCCACATTCGCGCTGCACGAGGCCATCGGCCCGTTCGAGCTCGGCGGCTTCGCGCTGGTCGGCATCGGCTTCCTCCTGTCAGGGCGACGGCAGCGGTAG
- a CDS encoding amino acid aminotransferase — protein MGTKMRFDLLRDQPADPLLKIIAAYAADLRSDKIDLGVGVFRDDRGETRVLEAVKRAEQRLLDRQTSKAYLGPDGDKAFVAELGARVFGADFMRPWQGLQTPGGTGALRLAAEILVQAGVERIWLAAPSWANHAPIFAQAGLRAMAVDAFDVAAQRFDAEAWMDALRAAAPGDAVLLHGCCHNPMGIDPDPAQWRAIADVVAERDLLPLVDLAYQGLGDGWDEDAAGARLVLGRSRYGLLAYSCDKNFGLYRERVGALWATAPNAAAGAVVQSNLLALARANWSMPPDHGAATVRIILEDPELAALWQDEREAMRRRLHALRGELGAQGRIGDLDLAPIATGKGLFATLPLAPGPIEYLRREHGIYMAGSGRINIAGFGIGGIERFCDALHAVVDADVAA, from the coding sequence ATGGGGACCAAGATGCGCTTCGACCTGCTTCGCGACCAGCCTGCGGACCCCCTGCTGAAGATCATCGCGGCCTATGCCGCCGATTTACGGTCCGACAAGATCGACCTGGGCGTCGGCGTGTTCCGCGACGACCGGGGCGAAACGCGGGTGCTGGAGGCGGTGAAGCGCGCCGAACAGCGGCTGCTCGACCGCCAGACCAGCAAGGCCTATTTGGGGCCTGACGGCGACAAGGCGTTCGTCGCCGAGCTGGGCGCGCGCGTATTCGGCGCGGATTTCATGCGTCCCTGGCAGGGGCTCCAGACCCCGGGCGGCACCGGCGCGCTCCGCCTCGCCGCCGAAATTCTCGTCCAGGCGGGTGTCGAACGGATCTGGCTGGCGGCGCCGAGCTGGGCCAATCATGCCCCGATCTTCGCGCAGGCCGGGCTGAGGGCGATGGCGGTCGATGCCTTTGATGTGGCAGCGCAGCGGTTCGATGCCGAGGCCTGGATGGATGCGCTGCGCGCGGCGGCGCCTGGCGATGCGGTGCTGCTGCACGGTTGTTGCCACAATCCGATGGGGATCGATCCCGATCCCGCCCAGTGGCGCGCGATCGCCGATGTCGTCGCGGAGCGCGACCTGCTGCCGCTGGTCGATCTCGCCTATCAGGGGCTGGGGGACGGGTGGGACGAAGATGCCGCCGGCGCACGGCTGGTGCTTGGCCGATCCCGCTATGGCCTGCTTGCTTATTCGTGCGACAAGAATTTCGGCCTGTATCGCGAGCGCGTCGGGGCGCTGTGGGCGACGGCCCCCAATGCCGCAGCCGGCGCTGTCGTCCAATCGAACCTGCTCGCCCTAGCGCGGGCCAACTGGTCGATGCCGCCCGATCATGGCGCGGCGACGGTGCGCATCATCCTCGAGGATCCCGAACTCGCCGCGCTATGGCAGGACGAACGCGAGGCGATGCGCAGGCGGCTGCACGCGCTGCGCGGCGAGCTTGGCGCGCAAGGCCGGATCGGCGATCTCGATCTGGCGCCGATCGCGACGGGCAAGGGATTGTTCGCGACACTGCCGCTCGCTCCCGGCCCGATCGAATATCTGCGGCGCGAGCACGGCATCTACATGGCCGGCTCCGGCCGCATCAACATCGCGGGCTTCGGGATCGGCGGCATCGAACGATTTTGTGACGCGCTGCACGCCGTCGTCGACGCGGACGTCGCCGCATGA
- a CDS encoding Lrp/AsnC family transcriptional regulator: MPHTLDRYDGRILEVWQAQGDIGPVEMGTRVHLSASQCSRRMQRLRAAGYVSRVAAVLDADKLGIGVSAYVLITLRSHDSEWLEKFNARIAALDEVLECQALTGAADIILKVATRDLASFNRLLTRELLTAPEVATARSSIVLENLKSTTSLPVRYA, encoded by the coding sequence ATGCCACACACGCTCGATCGATATGATGGCCGGATTCTCGAGGTCTGGCAGGCGCAGGGCGATATCGGCCCTGTCGAAATGGGCACGCGCGTGCATCTTTCGGCGTCGCAATGCTCGCGGCGGATGCAGCGGTTGCGCGCCGCGGGCTACGTGTCCCGCGTGGCGGCGGTGCTCGATGCCGACAAGCTCGGCATCGGGGTCAGCGCCTATGTGCTGATCACGTTGCGCTCGCACGATTCCGAATGGCTGGAAAAGTTCAACGCCCGGATCGCCGCGCTCGACGAAGTGCTCGAATGCCAGGCGCTGACCGGCGCGGCGGACATCATCCTCAAGGTCGCGACGCGCGATCTCGCCAGTTTCAACCGATTGCTGACGCGCGAACTCCTCACCGCCCCGGAAGTCGCCACCGCACGCTCGAGCATCGTGCTCGAAAATCTCAAGAGCACGACCAGCCTCCCGGTTCGTTATGCGTGA
- a CDS encoding peptidase M61 — protein sequence MARYLSRGRGLAPVALILIGAAPAAPRLAIGLAPATPDAAHHIPYVDVVVTAQDVHAAPGDPLFSLALVANTVTTSAKDLTRLGFADEAGPIGVAVRDEAEDGSDSRRVWLANRAVNGTVTVRYRVPIDSAAPPLALPQYEMRTEGDTFSAAANAFLLLPDDQRSRVAQVRWDFAAYGAGGVGVSSFGVGDATSAAALSTDRLNSVYYMGGHPGTYRSNDDGFFAGWQGQPPFDMAPLMCWAGDLHRFYGRFFRYAPDSFGVFGRTNSRNPGSGIGLADSFAYTFNDSSVPADLRTLLAHEMLHSWVNSLDASMDKAGGLDRSWFGEGLAVHYQRALPFRAGMISARDFLADVNETAGRYYTNIKIGTPNADIPAGFWRDTRVRVLPYDRGSLYFDTVDAEIRARSRGARSLDDIVRTMLAARRAGKPMNEALWRKLLNAELGAPGVVEFDAMLAGRTVIPPSNAYGPQFRRVSRPLRRFDLGFDPASLLARPRIVQGLVPGSQAALAGLRDGDEILDSFPQDALQGNQQAYLAIAVRRGDRSLAIRYQPRGETVSAYQWALTGAGQGPAPQHDRASSCSATTGGDRHGDRMDRD from the coding sequence ATGGCTCGATATTTGTCGCGCGGCCGGGGACTTGCCCCTGTCGCCCTGATCCTGATCGGCGCGGCACCGGCCGCCCCCCGGCTGGCGATCGGGCTCGCCCCCGCCACGCCCGACGCCGCGCATCATATCCCTTATGTCGATGTCGTCGTGACCGCGCAGGATGTCCACGCCGCGCCGGGAGACCCGCTGTTTTCGCTGGCGCTGGTCGCCAATACCGTGACCACCAGCGCGAAAGACCTGACGCGGCTGGGCTTTGCCGATGAGGCCGGGCCGATCGGGGTGGCGGTGCGCGACGAGGCCGAGGACGGTTCGGACAGCCGGCGCGTCTGGCTTGCAAACCGTGCGGTGAACGGAACGGTCACGGTTCGCTATCGCGTGCCGATCGATAGCGCTGCACCGCCGCTCGCGCTGCCGCAATATGAGATGCGCACCGAAGGCGACACCTTTTCGGCGGCTGCCAACGCCTTCCTGCTGCTCCCCGACGATCAGCGTTCTCGTGTCGCCCAGGTTCGCTGGGATTTCGCCGCCTATGGGGCAGGCGGCGTCGGCGTCTCGAGTTTCGGCGTCGGCGATGCGACCAGCGCGGCGGCTCTGTCCACCGACCGCTTGAACTCGGTCTATTATATGGGCGGTCATCCCGGCACCTACCGGTCGAACGACGATGGTTTCTTCGCGGGCTGGCAGGGCCAGCCGCCGTTCGACATGGCACCGCTGATGTGCTGGGCAGGCGACCTCCACCGCTTCTATGGTCGCTTCTTCCGCTATGCCCCCGACAGCTTCGGGGTGTTCGGACGGACCAACAGCCGCAATCCGGGCAGCGGCATCGGCCTTGCCGACAGCTTCGCCTATACGTTCAACGATAGCTCGGTTCCCGCCGACCTGCGTACATTGCTGGCACATGAGATGCTGCACAGCTGGGTCAATTCGCTCGATGCCTCGATGGATAAGGCGGGCGGGCTCGACCGATCATGGTTCGGCGAAGGGCTGGCGGTGCATTACCAGCGCGCGCTGCCGTTCCGCGCCGGCATGATCTCGGCGCGCGATTTTCTGGCCGATGTCAACGAGACTGCCGGGCGTTATTATACCAACATCAAGATCGGCACGCCGAACGCCGACATCCCGGCCGGCTTCTGGCGCGACACCCGCGTCCGCGTGCTGCCTTATGATCGCGGATCGCTCTATTTCGACACCGTGGACGCGGAAATCCGGGCACGATCGAGGGGCGCCCGTTCGCTCGATGATATCGTCCGGACGATGCTGGCCGCGCGCCGGGCAGGAAAGCCGATGAACGAAGCCTTGTGGCGCAAACTGCTCAACGCCGAACTGGGTGCGCCGGGCGTTGTCGAGTTCGATGCGATGCTTGCGGGGCGGACGGTGATCCCGCCGTCCAATGCCTATGGACCCCAATTCCGCCGGGTCAGCCGGCCGCTGCGCCGCTTCGACCTGGGGTTCGATCCTGCATCGCTGCTGGCGCGACCCAGGATCGTCCAGGGCCTCGTCCCGGGCTCGCAGGCGGCGCTGGCGGGTCTGCGCGATGGCGACGAGATCCTCGACAGTTTCCCGCAGGATGCGCTCCAGGGCAACCAGCAGGCCTATCTGGCGATCGCGGTACGGCGCGGCGATCGATCGCTGGCCATCCGCTATCAGCCGCGCGGTGAGACGGTGTCGGCCTATCAGTGGGCATTGACCGGAGCCGGGCAGGGGCCGGCCCCGCAGCACGATCGGGCCAGTAGCTGCTCTGCGACAACAGGCGGTGATCGGCACGGCGACCGAATGGATCGAGACTAG
- a CDS encoding LLM class flavin-dependent oxidoreductase: protein MLLQSIDLAVAAEELGADGAYFRVHHFARQLSSPFPLLAAIGARTRRIEIGTGVIDMRYENPFYMIEDAGSADLISGGRLQLGISRGSPEQVIEGWRHFGYAPPTGESDADMGRRHGELFFELLKGRGFAQPNPQPMFANPPGLLRLEPHAEGLQDRIWWGAASDATAAWAARKGMNLQSSTLKADESGEPFDVQQARQIRRYREAWKEAGHERQPRVSVSRSIVALMNDTDRAYFGRGESSDQIGIIDNMRAVFGRSYAAEPDRLIDELRADEAIAEADTLLLTVPNQLGVAYNAHIIEAILKHVAPALGWR from the coding sequence GTGCTGCTGCAATCCATCGATCTGGCCGTGGCCGCCGAGGAACTGGGTGCGGATGGCGCCTATTTCCGCGTCCACCATTTCGCGCGCCAATTATCCTCGCCCTTTCCGCTGCTGGCGGCGATCGGCGCGCGGACCCGGCGTATCGAGATCGGCACCGGCGTCATCGACATGCGCTACGAGAATCCGTTCTACATGATCGAGGATGCGGGGTCGGCCGATCTCATTTCGGGTGGGCGTCTCCAGCTCGGCATCAGCCGCGGATCGCCGGAACAGGTGATCGAAGGATGGCGGCATTTCGGCTATGCCCCGCCGACCGGCGAAAGCGATGCCGACATGGGGCGCCGGCACGGAGAGCTGTTCTTCGAACTTCTGAAGGGGCGGGGATTCGCGCAGCCGAACCCGCAGCCGATGTTCGCCAATCCTCCGGGGCTGCTGCGTCTCGAGCCGCACGCCGAAGGGTTGCAGGACCGCATCTGGTGGGGCGCGGCCTCCGACGCGACGGCGGCCTGGGCCGCCAGGAAGGGCATGAACCTCCAAAGCTCGACCCTGAAGGCCGACGAGTCCGGTGAACCGTTCGATGTCCAGCAGGCACGGCAGATCCGCCGTTATCGGGAAGCGTGGAAAGAGGCGGGGCATGAGCGGCAGCCGCGGGTGTCGGTTTCGCGTTCGATCGTCGCGCTGATGAACGACACCGACCGTGCCTATTTCGGGCGCGGCGAGAGCAGCGACCAGATCGGTATCATCGACAATATGCGCGCCGTGTTCGGGCGCTCTTATGCGGCGGAACCGGATCGCCTGATCGATGAGCTGCGGGCCGACGAGGCGATCGCCGAGGCCGATACGCTCCTGCTGACGGTGCCGAACCAGCTCGGCGTGGCCTATAACGCGCATATCATCGAGGCCATTCTGAAGCATGTCGCCCCGGCACTCGGTTGGCGGTGA
- a CDS encoding GGDEF domain-containing protein — MASTAILAISYFLLASASILLTRFEGGAAFLWPATAPLFAFLVIRHPQEWFYPIAASGAASFAASSLFGLGPIFAVPLAIAIVAEAALPALLLRKIDADLSSFDNIPSLVKFILVAGIIGPAASGIVGAETIALRVGHDFWPNWRAWFAAHSLGTISIAPLLLLVMQGDGLAWLRASSVRNKIEAIALLLLVAATSFGVFEQREYPLLFLPMLPLIMTTFRLGRVGAAGAVVVLATIGGGLTLLGHGPISLMHGSIGARAQFFQFYLAIAVLMVLPVAAELRRREALVLTVRQTGAAYRLLAENLGDTLIHTSLDGDVRFASPAILELTGYKAADVVGRNSRNFVLAEDFAVFFAAREKAIAEPDRTTTIEYRAKVRDDVVIWCETRMRSYTNEKGTPIGVILVVRDVTARKAAEAELALEATTDALTGLPNRRAFFSRLRYLRQEVASGQGAGCIAIFDIDHFKTVNDTHGHASGDRVLATVAHVAQAAIRSGDMVARIGGEEFGMVLWGASIEAAMQTCERVRAAIAHAAVSSGPGANIRVTASFGAAAIRSGADDDAIYDAADQALYAAKASGRNRLRVAN, encoded by the coding sequence TTGGCCAGTACCGCCATCCTTGCCATCTCATATTTCCTGCTCGCCAGCGCCAGCATCCTGTTGACGCGGTTCGAGGGCGGCGCCGCCTTCCTCTGGCCCGCGACGGCGCCGCTGTTCGCCTTCCTCGTCATCCGGCATCCGCAGGAGTGGTTCTATCCCATCGCGGCCAGTGGGGCGGCGTCCTTTGCGGCGTCGTCCCTCTTTGGGCTCGGGCCGATCTTCGCCGTGCCCCTCGCCATCGCGATCGTCGCGGAGGCTGCGCTGCCGGCCTTGCTGTTGCGGAAGATCGATGCGGATCTGTCGTCGTTCGACAACATCCCGTCGCTGGTAAAATTCATTCTCGTGGCCGGCATCATCGGGCCGGCCGCCAGCGGTATCGTCGGAGCGGAGACGATCGCCCTTCGCGTCGGGCATGATTTCTGGCCGAACTGGCGGGCGTGGTTCGCCGCGCACAGCCTGGGCACCATCAGCATCGCGCCGCTGCTGCTGCTCGTCATGCAGGGCGACGGCCTGGCATGGCTGCGGGCCTCCAGCGTCCGCAACAAGATAGAAGCGATCGCCCTGCTGTTGCTGGTGGCGGCGACCTCGTTCGGCGTCTTCGAGCAACGGGAATATCCGCTGCTCTTCCTTCCCATGCTTCCCCTGATCATGACCACCTTCCGCCTCGGTCGCGTCGGGGCTGCTGGGGCGGTCGTGGTGCTGGCGACGATCGGCGGGGGCCTCACGCTTCTGGGGCACGGCCCGATCAGCCTCATGCACGGGTCGATCGGCGCACGGGCGCAGTTCTTCCAATTCTATCTGGCGATCGCCGTGTTGATGGTCCTGCCGGTCGCTGCCGAGCTTCGACGCCGGGAGGCACTGGTGCTGACGGTGCGGCAGACGGGCGCCGCCTATCGTCTGCTGGCCGAAAATCTCGGTGACACGCTGATCCATACCAGTCTCGACGGCGATGTTCGCTTCGCATCGCCCGCCATCCTCGAATTGACCGGCTACAAGGCCGCGGACGTGGTCGGCCGAAACTCACGAAATTTCGTCCTGGCGGAGGATTTTGCGGTGTTCTTTGCCGCCCGGGAGAAGGCCATCGCCGAGCCGGATCGGACCACGACCATCGAATATCGTGCGAAGGTGCGGGACGATGTCGTGATCTGGTGCGAAACGCGGATGCGAAGCTACACCAACGAGAAGGGGACGCCGATCGGCGTCATCCTGGTGGTTCGCGACGTGACCGCGCGCAAGGCGGCCGAGGCGGAACTCGCGCTGGAAGCGACGACCGACGCGTTGACCGGCCTTCCGAACCGCCGGGCGTTTTTCAGCCGGCTTCGCTACCTGCGGCAGGAGGTCGCATCCGGGCAGGGGGCCGGCTGCATCGCGATTTTCGATATCGACCATTTCAAGACGGTGAACGACACCCACGGCCACGCGTCCGGCGATCGGGTGCTCGCGACGGTCGCACATGTGGCGCAAGCGGCGATCCGAAGCGGCGATATGGTCGCCCGCATCGGCGGGGAGGAATTCGGCATGGTGCTGTGGGGCGCATCCATCGAGGCGGCGATGCAGACCTGCGAGCGAGTGCGCGCCGCCATAGCCCATGCGGCGGTATCGTCCGGCCCCGGCGCGAACATCCGCGTCACAGCCAGCTTCGGTGCAGCGGCGATCCGATCGGGCGCCGATGACGACGCGATCTACGATGCGGCGGACCAGGCCCTTTATGCGGCGAAGGCAAGCGGCCGGAACAGGCTTCGCGTCGCGAACTGA
- a CDS encoding methylated-DNA--[protein]-cysteine S-methyltransferase translates to MANAFRTMPSPVGVLTLVANDTGLVAILWENDAPDRVRLGAMVAQTDHPILAETERQLSAYFAGTLTRFSIALDFHGTEFQKSVWAALLTIPFGETRSYGEIARQIGRPGAVRAVGAANGRNPISIIAPCHRVIGSNGALTGFAGGLEAKERLLALEGARLL, encoded by the coding sequence ATGGCCAATGCCTTCCGTACCATGCCTTCGCCCGTCGGCGTTCTCACTCTGGTGGCGAACGATACCGGGCTTGTCGCGATCCTGTGGGAGAATGATGCCCCCGATCGCGTCCGCCTCGGTGCCATGGTCGCGCAGACCGATCACCCGATCCTCGCCGAAACGGAACGCCAGCTCTCCGCCTATTTCGCCGGCACCCTGACCCGTTTCAGCATAGCACTCGATTTTCATGGCACCGAATTCCAGAAATCGGTGTGGGCGGCGCTGTTGACCATCCCGTTCGGAGAGACCCGCAGCTATGGCGAGATTGCGCGCCAGATCGGGCGACCGGGCGCGGTTCGGGCGGTCGGCGCCGCCAATGGGCGAAACCCGATCTCGATCATCGCGCCCTGCCATCGGGTGATCGGATCGAATGGCGCGTTGACCGGCTTTGCCGGCGGGCTCGAGGCCAAGGAGAGGTTGTTGGCGCTGGAGGGCGCCCGCCTGCTCTAG
- a CDS encoding DUF3772 domain-containing protein: protein MRLRFFLPLLCLLAVTSTATQVAAQDVDPIETATTALDKASDEFRAIDAAYNDRTDAAQAHALQNRAAAVKQSSADQVAALSTQLQLIDARVAQIGPVTPGLVEAPDIRAQRKLLAQQRSTVDSAIKRGKLLGTEADQLATEISQAQANAFSERMSVRVPSPLTSGFWGPFLASFPRDSSLLSGFLKTEIDAIAGGARRGGLLPALAGLIIALVLIGPVRISLRAVGRRYVIERAPGSRIRRSGLALWLTVVGTLVPWLAATVFVNGLQAGEMIAKEWEKLAGGFQIACLIAALISALGGALLQRHQPSWRLIAISDETANRLRPWTFVASGVTMVSFGLLAIRDGVSTSWSAQAMADGLSTALYLALVLGILIGGARIRAQIIRAASAEDDTRGDQSVIAFLSLATWAIVAVSLVSLATGYVAFGHFLSRIIVWVAVVASTLYLGLVSVDDIFSTLFRRDGRLADAFYHGFGVRRSLIDQFGVALSALIRLMLILIAAGLVLFPFGSNIPSLFGQLGTIAKGVTIGQVTVSPGAILRAVAVLLVGMSVVRGFQKWLTGRYLPATELDAGARNSIAMVARYTGLILAVLWAMASLGIGIERIALLLSALSVGIGFGLQAITQNFVSGLILLAERPVKIGDWVVIGDQEGDVKKISVRATEIQIADRSTLIVPNSELITKSILNKTMADAIGRIQLQFSVPLGSDINQVRGIVMAIHEEHPAVLDDPKPSLFIDSIADGRVNFNGFAYVASPRLVYGTRSEIWFRLLTDLPDAGIELGTTPQQVQWIGAPATGAEGVIGTSPPAE, encoded by the coding sequence ATGAGGCTCCGCTTTTTTCTGCCGCTGCTCTGCCTGCTGGCGGTCACGTCCACGGCCACGCAGGTCGCCGCACAGGATGTCGATCCGATCGAAACGGCCACCACGGCGCTCGACAAGGCGTCGGACGAGTTCCGCGCGATCGACGCCGCCTATAACGACCGCACCGATGCCGCGCAGGCCCATGCCCTGCAAAATCGCGCGGCCGCAGTGAAGCAAAGCAGCGCCGATCAGGTCGCGGCGCTGTCGACCCAGTTGCAATTGATCGACGCGCGGGTCGCCCAGATCGGGCCGGTGACGCCGGGTCTGGTCGAGGCTCCGGACATCAGGGCGCAGCGCAAGTTGCTGGCCCAGCAGCGATCGACCGTCGACTCCGCGATCAAGCGCGGTAAGTTGCTCGGCACCGAGGCCGACCAGCTCGCGACCGAGATCAGCCAGGCCCAGGCCAATGCCTTTTCCGAGCGGATGTCGGTGCGGGTGCCGTCCCCGTTGACGAGCGGTTTCTGGGGGCCCTTTCTCGCCTCCTTTCCGCGCGACAGCAGCCTCCTGTCCGGCTTCCTGAAGACCGAGATCGATGCGATCGCAGGCGGCGCCCGCAGAGGCGGCCTGCTGCCGGCTCTGGCGGGGCTGATCATTGCGCTGGTGCTGATCGGCCCGGTTCGCATCAGCCTCCGCGCGGTCGGACGGCGTTATGTGATCGAACGGGCGCCGGGCAGCCGCATCCGGCGTTCGGGCCTGGCCCTGTGGCTGACGGTCGTGGGCACGCTGGTGCCGTGGCTGGCGGCGACCGTCTTCGTCAATGGCCTCCAGGCCGGCGAGATGATCGCGAAGGAGTGGGAGAAGCTGGCCGGCGGCTTCCAGATCGCCTGCCTGATCGCCGCGCTGATTTCCGCGCTGGGTGGCGCTCTGCTCCAGCGCCATCAGCCCTCGTGGCGGCTGATCGCGATTTCCGACGAGACCGCCAACCGGCTGCGGCCTTGGACCTTCGTCGCGTCCGGCGTCACCATGGTCAGCTTCGGATTGCTCGCGATCCGCGACGGCGTGAGCACGAGCTGGTCCGCGCAGGCGATGGCGGACGGGCTGTCGACGGCGCTCTATCTCGCATTGGTGCTGGGCATCCTGATCGGCGGCGCGCGCATCCGCGCCCAGATCATCCGCGCCGCCAGCGCCGAGGATGACACGCGCGGCGATCAGTCCGTCATCGCCTTCCTGTCACTGGCGACGTGGGCGATCGTGGCGGTGTCCCTGGTGTCGCTCGCCACGGGCTATGTCGCGTTCGGCCATTTCCTCTCGCGTATCATCGTGTGGGTGGCGGTCGTCGCCAGCACGCTCTATCTCGGGCTGGTCAGTGTCGACGATATCTTCTCCACCCTGTTCCGCCGCGATGGCAGGCTGGCCGACGCTTTCTATCATGGCTTCGGCGTCCGCCGCAGCCTGATCGATCAGTTCGGCGTGGCGCTCTCCGCCCTCATCCGCCTGATGCTGATCCTGATCGCTGCCGGTCTTGTTCTGTTCCCCTTCGGTTCGAACATTCCTTCGCTGTTCGGTCAGCTCGGCACGATCGCGAAGGGGGTGACGATCGGCCAGGTAACGGTCTCTCCCGGCGCGATCCTGCGCGCCGTTGCCGTGCTGCTCGTCGGCATGTCGGTGGTGCGCGGCTTCCAGAAGTGGCTGACCGGGCGCTATCTGCCTGCCACCGAACTGGATGCCGGCGCCCGCAATTCGATCGCGATGGTGGCGCGTTACACCGGCCTGATCCTCGCCGTGCTGTGGGCGATGGCCTCGCTCGGCATCGGCATCGAGCGGATCGCGCTGCTGCTCTCGGCGCTCTCGGTCGGCATCGGCTTCGGCCTCCAGGCGATCACGCAGAATTTCGTGTCGGGCCTGATCCTGCTCGCCGAACGGCCCGTCAAGATCGGCGATTGGGTGGTGATCGGCGATCAGGAGGGCGACGTGAAGAAGATCAGCGTGCGCGCCACGGAGATCCAGATCGCCGACCGATCGACCCTGATCGTGCCCAATTCCGAGCTGATCACCAAGAGCATCCTCAACAAGACGATGGCCGATGCGATCGGCCGCATCCAGCTGCAATTCTCGGTTCCGCTCGGCAGCGATATCAATCAGGTACGCGGCATCGTGATGGCGATCCATGAAGAACATCCGGCGGTGCTGGACGATCCCAAACCGAGCCTGTTCATCGATTCGATCGCGGACGGCCGGGTGAACTTCAACGGCTTCGCCTATGTGGCGTCCCCGCGCCTGGTCTATGGGACGCGCAGCGAAATCTGGTTCCGACTGCTGACCGATCTGCCGGATGCGGGGATCGAACTCGGCACCACGCCCCAGCAGGTCCAGTGGATCGGGGCACCGGCGACCGGTGCCGAAGGGGTGATCGGCACGTCGCCGCCTGCGGAATAA